A region of the Nitrospiraceae bacterium genome:
TTGATAACCCGTCTCAATATGCTACCTGAAAAAAGACGGGCCGTCAATGGCGGCAGTGCACGCAGAGGCCGTAGAGCTCAAGCCGGTGCGTTTGGATGACGAACCCATTCTTGGTCGCCACTTCCTCCTGGAGCCGCTCGATTTCGCAATTTTCGAACTCCACAATCTTTCCGCAGCCCGTACAGATCAGGTGATCATGGTGTCCCTTATGGGAGACGTTGTCGTACTGGGTTTGCGAACCGAAATGTCGTGCCTGCGCGATGCCTGCCTCGCAAAAGAGATTCAGTGTGCGATAGATGGTCGCCAGGCCGAGATGCGGGTCCTTTTTCGCGAGCTGGTGGTACATCGTCTCGGCGGTGACGTGTTCCTGGCGAAGGAAAGCCGTCAGGATGAGTTCTCGTTGGCGGGTCAGCTTCAACTGATGCTTCGCCAGGTGCTGGCGGAGGGCATCCATTTCTTTGTCAGTTTTTCTCATGACAGAACCGGCTGTGTAAGCGCCCCATTAAAAACGAAAGAGCCTCAGCTGGTCAAGGGGCGGTGTTTCAGTGGAGGCCATGAGCGAGTGGCTGAATTGAACTGTGTCGAACGAGTTCGGCTTGCGTGATGTGACGGGACACGCGCGACAGCGGTGCTGGCCAACGTTTTTGCGATCCTGCTATATTCGGACGATGTTTCGTATGGGAGGAACTTGGTAATGCGGAAACCGCAGGAAATGACGGTCGATCGGGTGCTGCTGTTATCGGTCCTGGCGCAGGTCGAACCCTACGGGTTGATGAGCGACGTGAAGCTGCAGCAACTGTGCTTTCTTGCTGAACTGCAGATGTTCGGAAAGGGATTCAAGGGGTTCCATTTCGAATTTTTCCGCTTCGCTTATGGCGCCTTCAGCAAAGATCTGGACAACGATCTGACCTCGCTCCGGCGGAAGGAGCGAATCGAAAATTTCAGCATTTCCGACCAGGCGAGGGAAGAGGTGTTGCCGCTGTTGCAGAAAGGGATTGAGGCCAGCGAAACGAACCAGAAGATCTATGAAATCTTGCAGGCGGTCCTCACAACCTATGGACCGCAGGACGTGACTGCCATCACCCAATCGGTCGAGTCCGTCGAATTGAGTACGCCGCAGCAGCCCGAATTCAAAATCCCGATCCGGGACATCGTCTTCCACACCACACTGCTCGTGCCGGCGCGGATTGAGGTGCAGGCTCAATTCGGTCTGCCTGGCGGCCTCACCGCCAAACTCAATGCTGCAATGGGCTATTGATTCCGTCGTGAGAGGGCGCGGCTCAACGAAGCTCGAGAAATCCACCCAGAAGCGCTGTTCTCAGTAACTGAGCCACGTTTGTCACGCCGAACTTCCTCATGATCATGGCGCGGTGCGCCTCCACGGTGCGCATGCTGATGCCCAGTTCTCGCGCGATATCCTGATTTTGGGCGCCAAGCCATACCCGCTCCAAAATCATCTGCTCGCGTTTGGTCAGCTCGATGGGACGCTGATAGGGTGAGAGCGGCGCGCTAATCAATGTGACTTTGGGCTTCTTGAATACACGCGTTTTTTTCGTCATTAGGAAGTCGCAACCTCCCAGGCTTAACTAGGGTGTCGTTGTCATCATCCTGCCTCGGCGGCCGGCCAGACAGGGAGTTTAAGTCCTACATGTAATAGTATGGCACGAGCGGTCATGGGCACAAATCAGGAGTTAGCTCGTTGTTGCGTCAGGCGGAATCCTACGATGTAATTCGTAGTATGATTGCAGGGGGTAGAACATGAGACGGAGGATGTCAGTCGACGAGTCGGGCGTCTACGGCATAGCGGATCAGGTCGGCGGTCGTGCGCAGCCGCAGCTTGTCCAGCAGCCGGCCGCGATATGTACTGACGGTCTTAGCACTGAGGGCTAGGCGATCACCGATCTCCGTCAAGGTGAGTCCTGCCGCCATCAACCGAAGGATCTGCAATTCTCTGTCCGACAGTGCACGCGGCCTGGTCGTGGGGCGATCCGACAGTTCATGGGCAAGCTGCTCTCCCAGCGAGAGACTGACGTACCGTCCTCCCGATAGCACTTTTTCCACTGCCGTGGTCAACTCCTCCGGTGCGCTGTCCTTGGTGACGTAGCCTGAAGCGCCGGCCCGAATGGCGCGTGTGGCATACTGCTCTTCTGGATAGAGGCTGAGGACAAGGACGGGGAGTTGCGGACGTGTTTGCTTTAGGTCTCTGAGCACATCGAGGCCGTGCCGATCAGGAAGGTTCAAATCGAGGATCACAAGGTCCCATTTGTGTTTGGTGAGGGCCTGTTGCATGCCGGCGGCAGATCCGGCCTCGCCGAAAGTTGGTGACGGCAGTTCTTCTGCCAAGACTTGCCGGAGTCCTTTTCGTACGATGGCGTGATCGTCGACCAGGAGGATATTCACGGCCGCACCTCCGAAGCTTGCGAGTCCACGGTCGCATTCGCTCCGCGTTCCTGGTGAAGTGGGATCCGCACAACGGCCGTCGTACCTTTACCCGGAGCGCCGTCTATGGAGAATTCTCCGTTCAAGAGTGAGGAACGTTCCCGTACCCCGCGCAGCCCAAGCCCGGTGGGCTTGGCGGCGACTTCCGTCGCGATACCTGCCCCATTGTCCTCGATCTGCAGCACGAGCGATTCTGCTGTCTGGGTCAATGAGATATGGACTTCTGACGCCTCCGCATGGCGGGCGATGTTGGTTAAAAGTTCCTGGGTGATGCGAAATAAGCCGGTTGAGATGGCTTCACCAAGTTGAAACGTGGAATGATCAGGCGACGTCGTCAATTCGCATAGAATGCCTGAGCGGGTCTCTAGGTCCTTGGCCAGCCATTGAATGGCCGCGACGAGGCCGAGGTCGTCCAGGTGAGTCGGACGAAGCCCCATGGCCGCATGGCGAGAGGCATCAATGGCCTGGTCTACCAACTGAAGGGATGAGCCGACTTGCGCCAGAAGCGATTCGAGGCCGGGTGCGGGTTGCTGGCTGCGTAGCTTCTTCTTGAGACTGCTGAGTTCCAACTTGATCGCTGTCAGCAGTTGCCCCAGTTGGTCGTGCAGATCATGAGCGATAGCCCGCCGCTCCTCCTCCTGAATCTCGATGAGTCGCCGTGAGAGGTCGCGATAGCGTTCGTTTGCTGTTTGTAGCTCCCGTTCGACGTGTTTCCGTTCGGTGATATCCCGGCTCACGCCGATCACGCCGATTACCGTGCCGCTTTCATCCCGATAGACATCCTTGGTGGAGAGATAGGTTCGAGCAAAGTCTGCCGTAGTGACTTCTTCTTCGAACGTTTGGGTGCTGTCCAAGGCGATCACACGATGGTCATCATCAGTCAACTGACGGGCTGTCTCCGGAGAGAACAATTCCCAGTCGGTGTGTCCCACGATTTCGTCGATCGGTCTGCCCGCTGCCGCCGCCACAGCCGGGTTGGCCAGGAGATACCGACCCTCCATGTCCTTTAGGTACACTGCGTCGGTCGTTCCGTTCGTGATCGCTGAGAGCAGAGTGAGGTTGCGGTGCAGCCGTTCGGCGGCTATGCGCTGCTCGGTGACGTCGGCGACCACGTAGGAAAAGCGGGGATACCCGCTGGGCCCTCGTCCAATGGAGCAGACGGTTGCATTGAGGTGCTGGGTTTTGCCTTCCTTGACATGCTCGTAGTCGAACTTGACCGGCGCTCCGGTTCGAGCCGCGGCCCGATAGTGTCGAATCCATTCGTCTACGATGTGACGGGGAACTCCGAGTGCGGTGGCGGTTCGGTTGTGCATCTCTTCGGGGGTGGTGCCGAAGAACGCCGCGGTGGTGGCATTGTCCGTGATGTGCAGGATGTCGTCATCGCAGAGTTCCACGACACCCATGAGAAGGACGCCGCTTTCAAAAAAGCTGCGGAGGATCGATTCGCTCTGTCGAAGCGCCGACTCGGCTTGTTTGGATGCGGTGACATCCGTGATCAGCGCATACACCCCCTGGGCGCTCCCCTGGGATCTGGTATCCGGCACGTAGTTGACTTTCATCCAACGACTCGGCTTGTCGGAGCGGGACATATGGTACTCGAACGAAATCGTTTGCCCTGACAGTGCCGCATCCACATAAGGTTTGGCGTACTCAAAATTTTTACGCCCCATCAATTGCATCATCGTCTGCCCGAGGATGCGATCCGCTGCCAGTCCAAAAAACGTTTCATACGCCTTGTTGACGAACTGGTATCGGTATTGCCGATCAACGTAGGAAAAGAACCCGGGAACATTGTCGGCGAGGACACGGAATTCCTGCTCTTGTCTGCGGAGACGATGTTCCGTTTCTTTCCAGGCGGTAATGTCGCGGAATGAGGCGACAATGCCGTAGGGCTCCGTCGCGTCTCTACGAGCCAAGGCTTCGGTATTGATGGAAATCCACACAAGCCGGTTATCCTCCCGGCGGACCCCCATGATCACATTGGCTTGCGGTTTTCCGGTACGCAAGCTCACCATGACCGGATGGGATTCAGCAGGGAATGGCCGGCCGTCTTCGTGCACGGTCCGCCAGGACGGATCCGAGGCGTTTCGGCCTACGAGCACGTCTGCCGGGACGCCTAAGATGAGGCTGGCGCTTGGGTTACAGGAGACGATGGTCCCGGTGTGATCCAATACGACGACGCCCTCGGCCAGCGCCGTGATCACACCGCGATAGCGCTCCTCGCTTTCGCGCAAGGCCTGCTCCGCCTGCTTTTGTTCGGTGATGTCTAGGTGCGATCCGGTCATGCGGACAGGAACGCCCTGGTCGTCCCGGAGGAGCGTGGCATGGGTCAGTATCCAACGATATCGACCGTCTTTGTGTCGGAGTCGATGTTCCAGGCGATAGGTAGGGATCTGGCCGGAGAGGAACTGATTGACGAGTCCGAAGGCCCGTTCCCGGTCTTCCGGATGCAACCGCGTTTCCCATTCGGAAGGAGAATCGGATATCTCCTGGTCGGCATACCCCAAGCTCTGTTTCCACAGGGGGGAGTAGTATGTTCGGTTCGTTCGAAGGTTCCAGTCCCAAATGCCGATTTGCGTGGCCGACACGACAAGGCTGAACCGATCCTCCGTTTCGCGGAGCACTTTCTCTGTCTCGGCGAGGGTCGTGATCTGCAGCTCGAGTGCCGCGTTC
Encoded here:
- a CDS encoding PAS domain S-box protein translates to MPRRGDSALFVGIAMTALESLSLLMRGARWCRPLTAGLFIAIFVLDCYIPQGYSVPTLYLLPVILTHWLTSRYAPALGAAAMTLLTLAGLTVSPVGNLSAAYFNRTLAIVAGWVLALLLVHVRQRQERSEFENLIAQRTEALQQTNAALELQITTLAETEKVLRETEDRFSLVVSATQIGIWDWNLRTNRTYYSPLWKQSLGYADQEISDSPSEWETRLHPEDRERAFGLVNQFLSGQIPTYRLEHRLRHKDGRYRWILTHATLLRDDQGVPVRMTGSHLDITEQKQAEQALRESEERYRGVITALAEGVVVLDHTGTIVSCNPSASLILGVPADVLVGRNASDPSWRTVHEDGRPFPAESHPVMVSLRTGKPQANVIMGVRREDNRLVWISINTEALARRDATEPYGIVASFRDITAWKETEHRLRRQEQEFRVLADNVPGFFSYVDRQYRYQFVNKAYETFFGLAADRILGQTMMQLMGRKNFEYAKPYVDAALSGQTISFEYHMSRSDKPSRWMKVNYVPDTRSQGSAQGVYALITDVTASKQAESALRQSESILRSFFESGVLLMGVVELCDDDILHITDNATTAAFFGTTPEEMHNRTATALGVPRHIVDEWIRHYRAAARTGAPVKFDYEHVKEGKTQHLNATVCSIGRGPSGYPRFSYVVADVTEQRIAAERLHRNLTLLSAITNGTTDAVYLKDMEGRYLLANPAVAAAAGRPIDEIVGHTDWELFSPETARQLTDDDHRVIALDSTQTFEEEVTTADFARTYLSTKDVYRDESGTVIGVIGVSRDITERKHVERELQTANERYRDLSRRLIEIQEEERRAIAHDLHDQLGQLLTAIKLELSSLKKKLRSQQPAPGLESLLAQVGSSLQLVDQAIDASRHAAMGLRPTHLDDLGLVAAIQWLAKDLETRSGILCELTTSPDHSTFQLGEAISTGLFRITQELLTNIARHAEASEVHISLTQTAESLVLQIEDNGAGIATEVAAKPTGLGLRGVRERSSLLNGEFSIDGAPGKGTTAVVRIPLHQERGANATVDSQASEVRP
- a CDS encoding response regulator transcription factor is translated as MNILLVDDHAIVRKGLRQVLAEELPSPTFGEAGSAAGMQQALTKHKWDLVILDLNLPDRHGLDVLRDLKQTRPQLPVLVLSLYPEEQYATRAIRAGASGYVTKDSAPEELTTAVEKVLSGGRYVSLSLGEQLAHELSDRPTTRPRALSDRELQILRLMAAGLTLTEIGDRLALSAKTVSTYRGRLLDKLRLRTTADLIRYAVDARLVD
- a CDS encoding transcriptional repressor produces the protein MRKTDKEMDALRQHLAKHQLKLTRQRELILTAFLRQEHVTAETMYHQLAKKDPHLGLATIYRTLNLFCEAGIAQARHFGSQTQYDNVSHKGHHDHLICTGCGKIVEFENCEIERLQEEVATKNGFVIQTHRLELYGLCVHCRH